One window of the Microvirga mediterraneensis genome contains the following:
- the maiA gene encoding maleylacetoacetate isomerase, producing MKLYTYWRSTSSYRVRIALALKNIEAEQAFVHLVRNGGEQNAPAYRAINPQGRVPALALDAQNVITQSPAILEYLEEAYPDPALLPADLVQRAKVRAVASIIGCDIHPLHNVGPLNHLRKNFGRSEQDVAAWIATWVGQGLAAVEALIGDEGFCFGPEPGMADVYLMPQLYAARRFNVPLESYPRILRVEKLAGEHEAFRKAHPSVQPDAE from the coding sequence ATGAAGCTCTATACCTATTGGAGGTCCACCTCTTCCTATCGCGTGCGCATCGCCTTGGCCTTGAAGAACATCGAGGCCGAGCAGGCCTTCGTTCATCTTGTCCGCAACGGTGGCGAGCAGAACGCGCCCGCCTATCGCGCCATCAACCCGCAAGGCCGCGTGCCGGCTCTTGCGCTCGATGCGCAGAACGTGATCACCCAGTCCCCGGCCATCCTGGAATATCTGGAGGAGGCTTATCCGGACCCCGCTCTGCTCCCTGCCGATCTCGTCCAGCGGGCGAAGGTGCGCGCCGTCGCCTCGATCATCGGCTGCGATATCCATCCCCTGCACAATGTCGGCCCGCTCAACCACCTGAGGAAGAACTTCGGGCGCTCGGAGCAGGACGTGGCGGCCTGGATCGCCACATGGGTCGGGCAGGGGCTCGCCGCCGTCGAGGCGCTGATCGGCGACGAGGGCTTCTGCTTCGGGCCCGAACCCGGCATGGCCGATGTCTATCTGATGCCGCAGCTTTACGCGGCACGACGGTTCAACGTGCCGCTGGAATCCTATCCGCGCATCCTTCGCGTGGAGAAGCTCGCCGGCGAGCACGAAGCTTTCAGGAAAGCGCATCCCTCCGTTCAGCCGGATGCGGAGTAG
- the fahA gene encoding fumarylacetoacetase, with protein MLDHTHDPKRQSFVPSANGHPDFPLQNLPLGVFSPGDGAPRGGVAIGDRILDLPAALATGLFTGEAAKAAEAASGAALNGFLATGAGPRQALRLRLSDLLAQGSPDQDKVEKCLHDAADCTMHLPARIGDYTDFYVGIHHATNVGKQFRPDNPLLPNYKYVPIGYHGRASSIRPSGVPVRRPRGQAKPADAAAPGFGPSQRLDYELELGVWVGPGNDLGEPIRIDEAPSHVGGYCLLNDWSARDIQAWEYQPLGPFLAKNFASTVSAWIVTPEALAPFRIAQPQRPDGDPAPLPYLTDEADRKEGAFDLELEVLLLTPGLREKGLAPHRLAVSNARHMYWTVAQMITHHTSNGCNLQPGDLIGTGTISGPDRESCGSILETTLGGKNPVVLASGEERRFLEDGDEVILRARGRREGYAPIGFGECRAVILPAL; from the coding sequence GTGCTCGATCACACGCATGACCCGAAGCGTCAAAGCTTCGTGCCCTCGGCCAACGGCCACCCGGACTTCCCGCTCCAGAACCTGCCGCTCGGGGTCTTCAGCCCCGGCGACGGCGCGCCGCGAGGAGGAGTGGCCATCGGCGACCGGATCCTCGACCTGCCGGCGGCTCTCGCGACCGGCCTCTTCACCGGCGAGGCCGCCAAGGCGGCGGAGGCTGCTTCCGGCGCGGCTCTCAATGGGTTTCTTGCGACGGGCGCAGGGCCTCGGCAGGCGTTGCGCCTGCGGCTGTCCGATCTGCTGGCTCAGGGCAGCCCGGATCAGGACAAGGTGGAGAAGTGCCTGCATGACGCAGCCGATTGCACGATGCACCTGCCGGCGCGCATCGGCGACTACACCGACTTCTACGTCGGCATTCACCATGCCACCAATGTCGGCAAGCAGTTCCGCCCCGACAATCCCCTGCTGCCGAACTACAAATACGTGCCCATCGGCTATCACGGCCGGGCCTCGTCCATTCGTCCCTCCGGCGTTCCGGTGCGCCGACCGCGCGGTCAGGCGAAGCCCGCGGATGCCGCGGCTCCCGGTTTCGGTCCGAGCCAGCGGCTCGATTACGAGCTGGAGCTCGGCGTCTGGGTCGGCCCCGGCAACGATCTCGGAGAGCCTATCCGCATCGACGAGGCGCCCAGCCATGTCGGCGGCTACTGCCTGCTGAACGATTGGTCGGCGCGCGACATCCAGGCCTGGGAATACCAGCCCCTGGGTCCGTTCCTGGCCAAGAATTTCGCCAGCACGGTCTCCGCCTGGATCGTCACGCCGGAAGCGCTTGCGCCGTTCCGGATCGCTCAGCCGCAGCGGCCCGATGGCGATCCCGCACCGTTGCCGTATCTCACCGATGAGGCCGACAGGAAGGAAGGCGCGTTCGACCTGGAGCTCGAGGTCCTGCTTCTCACGCCGGGCTTGCGGGAGAAGGGCCTGGCGCCGCATCGCCTCGCCGTGTCGAATGCGCGGCACATGTACTGGACCGTAGCGCAGATGATCACGCACCACACCAGCAACGGCTGCAATCTTCAGCCGGGCGATCTCATCGGAACGGGAACGATCTCGGGGCCCGATCGGGAGAGTTGCGGCAGCATTCTCGAGACAACGCTGGGCGGCAAGAACCCGGTCGTGCTCGCCTCCGGCGAGGAGCGGCGCTTCCTGGAGGATGGCGACGAGGTGATCCTGCGCGCTCGCGGCCGCCGCGAAGGCTATGCTCCCATCGGTTTCGGCGAATGCCGGGCCGTGATCCTGCCAGCGCTCTAA
- the hmgA gene encoding homogentisate 1,2-dioxygenase yields the protein MNVQNPSLKGQAAERLESAIQPGYMSGFGNGFETEALPGALPIGRNSPQKCSYGLYAEQLSGSPFTAPRTTNERSWLYRIRPTVTHWGEFRKADIGLWRTAPAAEVEVPIAPMRWSPIPLPEESVSFLEGIRTITTAGDAGSQAGMGAHVYLITRSMVDEYFYNADGEMLFVPQQGRVRLWTEFGIIDIEPGEIAVIPRGVKIRVELVDGPARGYFCENYGGAFTLPERGPIGANCLANPRDFLTPVAAYEDKDAPSKMYVKWGGSLWVADMDHSPLDVVAWHGNYAPYKYDLRRYSPVGPILYDHADPSIFTVLTSPSETPGTANIDFVIFPDRWLVAENTFRPPWYHMNVMSEFMGLIYGVYDAKTGGGFVPGGMSLHNTMLPHGPDMDAFEKASNVELKPHRLEGTLAFMFETRFPQKVTAFAAGTESLQKDYASYGHKLKKHFNPNQR from the coding sequence ATGAATGTCCAGAACCCATCCCTGAAAGGCCAAGCCGCCGAACGGCTCGAGAGCGCCATCCAGCCCGGCTACATGTCCGGCTTCGGCAACGGCTTCGAGACCGAGGCGCTGCCCGGCGCGCTTCCCATCGGCCGCAACTCGCCGCAGAAATGCTCCTACGGGCTTTATGCCGAGCAGCTCTCCGGCTCGCCCTTCACGGCGCCGCGCACAACCAACGAGCGTTCCTGGCTCTACCGCATCCGTCCGACCGTGACCCATTGGGGCGAGTTCCGGAAGGCCGATATCGGCCTGTGGCGCACGGCGCCCGCGGCCGAGGTGGAGGTGCCGATCGCGCCCATGCGCTGGAGCCCGATCCCGCTGCCGGAGGAGAGCGTCTCGTTCCTTGAGGGGATCCGCACCATCACCACGGCGGGCGACGCCGGCAGCCAGGCCGGCATGGGCGCCCATGTCTATCTCATCACCCGTTCGATGGTGGACGAGTATTTCTACAATGCCGACGGGGAGATGCTGTTCGTGCCGCAGCAGGGCCGTGTCCGCCTGTGGACGGAGTTCGGCATCATCGACATCGAGCCGGGCGAGATCGCCGTGATCCCGCGCGGCGTGAAGATCCGGGTCGAACTTGTCGACGGACCGGCGCGCGGATATTTCTGCGAGAACTACGGCGGCGCCTTCACGCTCCCGGAGCGCGGGCCCATCGGGGCCAATTGCCTGGCCAATCCGCGCGATTTCCTCACGCCCGTGGCGGCCTACGAGGACAAGGACGCGCCTTCGAAGATGTATGTGAAGTGGGGCGGCTCGCTCTGGGTCGCCGACATGGATCACTCGCCGCTCGACGTGGTGGCGTGGCACGGCAACTACGCGCCTTACAAGTACGACCTGCGCCGCTACTCGCCCGTGGGTCCGATCCTGTACGATCACGCCGATCCGTCGATCTTCACGGTGCTGACGTCGCCGTCGGAGACGCCCGGCACCGCCAACATCGACTTCGTGATCTTCCCGGACCGCTGGCTCGTCGCGGAGAACACCTTCCGGCCGCCGTGGTACCACATGAACGTGATGAGCGAGTTCATGGGACTGATCTACGGGGTCTACGACGCCAAGACCGGCGGCGGCTTCGTGCCGGGCGGCATGTCGCTCCACAACACGATGCTGCCGCATGGGCCCGACATGGATGCGTTCGAGAAGGCGAGCAACGTGGAGCTGAAGCCGCACCGGCTCGAAGGCACGCTCGCCTTCATGTTCGAGACGCGCTTCCCGCAGAAGGTAACGGCGTTCGCGGCAGGCACCGAGTCGCTGCAGAAGGACTACGCTTCCTACGGCCATAAGCTGAAGAAGCACTTCAACCCGAACCAGCGCTGA
- a CDS encoding MarR family winged helix-turn-helix transcriptional regulator: protein MTKLQLEQFLPYRLNRIASAVSQDFRSVYGPHHDLTIPEWRVLATLGQFEEMGAKAIGRHSAMHKTKVSRAVRALEERRWLKRRESEEDRREEILTLTELGRKVYRDIVPKAAAFERRILDELGPEAKPLLKVLERLERIFSAA from the coding sequence ATGACCAAACTCCAGCTCGAACAATTCCTGCCCTATCGGCTCAACCGGATCGCCTCGGCGGTGTCACAGGATTTCCGCTCCGTCTATGGCCCCCACCACGACCTGACGATCCCGGAATGGCGGGTGCTGGCGACCCTCGGACAATTCGAGGAAATGGGCGCCAAGGCCATCGGGCGGCACTCGGCCATGCACAAGACCAAGGTGAGCCGCGCCGTACGCGCCCTGGAAGAGAGACGCTGGCTCAAGCGCCGCGAGAGCGAGGAGGACAGGCGGGAGGAAATCCTGACCCTCACGGAGCTCGGCCGGAAGGTCTATCGCGACATCGTCCCGAAGGCGGCGGCGTTCGAGCGCCGCATCCTGGACGAGCTCGGCCCGGAGGCCAAGCCGCTCCTGAAAGTGTTGGAGCGGCTCGAACGGATTTTCAGCGCGGCGTGA
- a CDS encoding transporter substrate-binding domain-containing protein — translation MKIIGKILAFALTGAALALGTGATAQEKTWTKVRIATEGAFAPWNFTKPDGTLDGFEIDLYKDLCKRMKVECTIEAQSFDGIIPAPNAGKFDAIMAGMSATAKREEVMAFTQPYGTTGQTFAVLKSGPLVNMPLNGKIFSLATNEAGAAAAIEELKPVLKGKTIGVQGSSIAANFLDKYLKGTAEIREYKTTEQHDLDLTAGRIDLIMASTAYLSGAAAKVGNEEMTLVGPRFQGGMLGRGSSVGLRKSDPELKALFDKAITEAKADGTIEKLSMKYFGFDVTPR, via the coding sequence ATGAAGATCATCGGCAAGATTCTGGCATTCGCGCTCACGGGCGCGGCGCTCGCGCTCGGGACCGGCGCGACGGCGCAGGAGAAGACCTGGACGAAGGTCCGCATCGCCACGGAAGGCGCTTTCGCCCCGTGGAACTTCACAAAGCCGGACGGCACGCTCGATGGCTTCGAGATCGATCTCTACAAGGATCTGTGCAAGCGCATGAAGGTCGAGTGCACCATCGAGGCGCAGTCCTTCGACGGCATCATCCCGGCACCGAATGCAGGCAAGTTCGATGCGATCATGGCCGGCATGTCGGCCACCGCCAAGCGCGAGGAGGTGATGGCCTTCACCCAGCCCTACGGCACGACGGGCCAGACCTTCGCGGTGCTGAAGTCGGGGCCGCTCGTGAACATGCCGCTGAACGGCAAGATCTTCTCGCTGGCGACCAACGAGGCGGGCGCCGCAGCCGCCATCGAGGAGCTGAAGCCGGTCCTGAAGGGCAAGACCATCGGCGTGCAGGGTTCGTCGATTGCCGCGAACTTCCTCGACAAGTATCTGAAGGGTACGGCGGAGATCCGCGAATACAAGACCACTGAGCAGCACGACCTCGACCTGACGGCCGGGCGCATCGACCTGATCATGGCCTCGACGGCCTACCTGTCGGGCGCTGCCGCAAAGGTCGGCAACGAGGAGATGACGCTGGTCGGGCCGCGCTTCCAGGGCGGCATGCTCGGGCGCGGAAGCTCGGTCGGCCTGCGCAAGAGCGATCCGGAGCTGAAGGCGCTGTTCGACAAGGCCATCACCGAAGCGAAGGCCGACGGGACGATCGAGAAGCTCTCGATGAAGTATTTCGGCTTCGACGTCACGCCGCGCTGA
- a CDS encoding amidohydrolase produces the protein MAAKNSSEIWDLIEAKREVFYALSDRVWDMPELNFEEHRSCAEHVAVLEQQGFRVPRNVADIPTAVMGEAGEGGPVIAILGEYDALPGLSQVAGLAEQRPLVAGGNGHGCGHNLLGSGALMAATAVKDYLEAHGIKGRVRYYGCPAEEGGSAKGFMVRAGVFDDVDIAISWHPAPFAGVNNPISLACNELNFHFSGRASHAAASPHLGRSALDAVELMNVGVNYMREHMPSTARIHYAVTDTGGIAPNVVQAKATVRYLIRARDLPEMQGLLRRVKKIAEGAALMTETSVRSEIVSGDANLVGNTPLEQLMHQNLERLGPPVFDEKDKAFAAEIQKTLSVEDIKSSFARFGLKPRMGVPLCDVIVPPESGDGTLVGSTDVGTVSWVVPTVQMRGATYAVGTPGHSWQLVAQGKAPAAHKGMEHAAKVMAGTAVDLLLDPALIEAAKADFRERLNGTPFVNPIPDDVDPPVSARKISSQA, from the coding sequence GTGGCGGCAAAGAATTCCTCAGAAATATGGGATCTAATCGAGGCCAAGCGCGAGGTCTTCTATGCCCTCAGCGACCGCGTCTGGGACATGCCCGAACTCAATTTCGAGGAGCACCGCTCCTGTGCCGAGCACGTGGCGGTTCTCGAGCAGCAGGGGTTCCGGGTCCCCCGCAATGTTGCGGACATCCCGACCGCCGTCATGGGCGAGGCGGGCGAGGGCGGGCCGGTCATCGCGATCCTGGGCGAGTACGATGCCCTGCCGGGGCTGAGCCAGGTTGCGGGATTAGCGGAGCAGAGGCCGCTCGTCGCAGGCGGCAACGGGCACGGCTGCGGCCATAACCTGCTCGGCAGCGGCGCGCTCATGGCCGCGACGGCCGTGAAGGACTATCTCGAAGCGCATGGCATCAAGGGGCGGGTCCGCTATTACGGCTGCCCGGCCGAGGAGGGGGGCTCGGCCAAGGGCTTCATGGTGCGGGCGGGTGTCTTCGACGACGTCGACATCGCCATTTCCTGGCATCCCGCGCCTTTCGCCGGCGTCAACAACCCGATCTCGCTCGCGTGCAACGAGTTGAACTTCCACTTCAGCGGGCGGGCCTCCCACGCGGCGGCCTCGCCTCATCTGGGCCGAAGCGCGCTTGATGCGGTCGAGCTCATGAATGTCGGCGTCAACTACATGCGCGAGCATATGCCGAGCACCGCGCGCATCCATTATGCGGTCACCGATACGGGTGGCATCGCGCCCAATGTCGTGCAGGCCAAGGCGACGGTGCGCTATCTGATCCGTGCCCGCGACCTGCCCGAGATGCAGGGATTGCTCCGTCGGGTGAAGAAGATCGCCGAGGGAGCGGCGCTCATGACGGAGACCTCCGTGCGCAGCGAGATCGTCAGCGGCGATGCGAACCTGGTCGGCAACACGCCTCTGGAGCAGTTGATGCACCAGAATCTGGAGCGGCTCGGGCCGCCCGTCTTCGACGAGAAGGACAAGGCCTTCGCGGCCGAGATCCAGAAGACGCTCTCGGTCGAGGACATCAAGTCGTCCTTCGCGCGCTTCGGGCTGAAGCCGCGCATGGGCGTCCCGCTCTGCGATGTGATCGTCCCGCCCGAAAGCGGTGACGGAACCCTCGTGGGCTCCACCGATGTCGGAACCGTCAGCTGGGTGGTGCCGACCGTTCAGATGCGCGGCGCCACCTATGCGGTCGGAACGCCCGGCCATTCCTGGCAACTCGTGGCGCAGGGCAAGGCTCCAGCCGCGCACAAGGGCATGGAGCACGCCGCGAAGGTGATGGCCGGAACGGCGGTCGATCTCCTTCTCGATCCCGCGCTGATCGAAGCGGCCAAGGCGGATTTTCGCGAGCGGCTCAACGGCACGCCATTCGTCAACCCGATACCGGATGACGTCGACCCGCCGGTTTCGGCGAGGAAGATCTCTTCCCAGGCGTGA
- a CDS encoding GntR family transcriptional regulator, with the protein MTDTDAPLKKAWMNVADLIARDVQSGAFAPGTWLKQIDLEQRYGSGRPDVRRALDYLTQKRLVQHVPNRGYHVVLPDGEQTAHILELRVILETAAVDSIVANATSEAIERIEALARRFDEMILHGTVLEQYEANLAFHRELLGLCSNPELSSLVTDLRSRTSSALAGQWSTRARVEQSSREHHAMVEALGARDAQRLKDVIALHIRQPKNEGTPRQSGSVSP; encoded by the coding sequence ATGACCGACACGGATGCTCCCTTGAAGAAGGCCTGGATGAATGTCGCCGATCTGATCGCGCGCGATGTCCAGTCCGGCGCCTTCGCCCCCGGCACATGGCTGAAGCAGATCGATCTCGAGCAGCGCTACGGATCGGGCCGCCCGGACGTCCGCCGCGCGCTCGACTACCTGACCCAGAAGCGGCTGGTGCAGCATGTGCCCAACCGGGGCTATCACGTCGTTCTGCCGGACGGGGAGCAGACGGCCCACATTCTCGAGCTGCGGGTCATTCTCGAAACGGCTGCCGTCGACAGCATCGTGGCCAACGCGACCTCCGAGGCCATCGAGCGGATCGAAGCCCTTGCCCGCAGGTTCGACGAGATGATCCTCCACGGCACGGTCCTGGAGCAATACGAGGCGAACCTCGCCTTTCACCGCGAGCTTCTCGGCCTGTGCTCCAATCCGGAATTATCCTCTCTGGTGACGGATCTGCGCAGCAGGACCTCGTCCGCATTGGCCGGCCAATGGAGTACGCGGGCGCGCGTCGAACAGTCGAGCCGCGAACATCATGCCATGGTCGAGGCTCTCGGCGCCCGGGATGCGCAGCGGCTCAAGGACGTCATCGCCCTGCATATCCGCCAGCCGAAGAACGAAGGCACTCCGCGGCAAAGTGGATCCGTATCGCCGTAA
- a CDS encoding winged helix DNA-binding protein, which yields MQNISNSLPWIVAQDDPEPQLPAALQDLYRRSDAPVSRPESPEVPQAEPAGISHIEIVRVIERLHRRSLDLVRADLIEAGIDDLSPSQVMMLFTIGSSELSVRDLIERGYYLGSNASYSLKRLVEAEYVIRTASERDRRSARIRLSEKGRALCDMIRRNDKTYQQLVARNEAEMRDLETTFRTLKRIEQTWSNAVRYRDMGADE from the coding sequence ATGCAAAATATATCAAACTCCTTGCCTTGGATCGTCGCGCAGGACGATCCGGAACCTCAACTGCCTGCGGCCTTGCAGGATCTGTACCGGAGGAGCGATGCGCCCGTGAGCCGCCCGGAAAGCCCTGAGGTGCCTCAGGCGGAGCCGGCAGGCATCAGCCATATCGAGATCGTTCGCGTGATCGAGAGATTGCACCGGCGCTCGCTCGATCTCGTGCGGGCTGATCTGATCGAGGCCGGGATCGACGATTTGAGTCCATCCCAGGTGATGATGCTTTTCACCATCGGGTCGAGCGAGCTGTCGGTCCGCGACCTGATCGAGCGCGGCTACTATCTCGGGTCGAACGCATCCTACAGTCTCAAGCGGCTCGTCGAGGCCGAGTATGTCATTCGCACGGCCTCGGAACGGGATCGCCGATCCGCCCGCATCCGCCTGTCGGAGAAGGGCCGCGCCTTGTGCGACATGATCAGGCGAAACGACAAAACCTATCAGCAGCTCGTGGCACGCAATGAAGCGGAGATGCGCGATCTGGAGACGACATTCCGGACACTGAAGCGCATCGAGCAGACATGGAGCAATGCCGTCCGCTATCGCGACATGGGAGCGGACGAGTAA
- a CDS encoding type I secretion system permease/ATPase: protein MSKTANSEAADILHQGRKAFATGVAYAAALSAVINVLQLIVPLFMLQVHDRVVNSQSTDTLIMLIIVSAIGLAIYCILDYVRALTYQVMASKLVRKLNLPVLEAAISASVTKGISKSGQAIRDLNDIRTFIVGNAISVPLEAFWAPIFLGVLFALHWLYGLVALVSATIIISLSLLSDFLTRRAMKRANESSLQSISEIGGTLRHAEAIEAMGMLPALSERWRHSQLHTQDLLDVVTRRSRAMASFTRTCRYAMQIAVLSVGAILVIKQEVSPGSMVASSIIMGRMLLPFDSMVDGWRQWVLALSAWKNVTDLIEHQAPKRETKPTPRSQGDLTVDRLVYAPPGADVPVLKGISFTLSPGEVLGIVGPSAAGKSTLARALIGVTKPTSGGVYLDGNNVYLWERGSFGDMVGYLPQSVSLLDGTIRDNIARMRDSDPRLVLEAARLADVHDMIGRLPLGYDTPLGDGGLALSGGQRQRIGLARAIYGRPRLVVLDEPNSNLDTDGERALVRTIEALRADGAIIILIAHRPSVMQAADKLMVLQEGRISQFGPRTSVVSSITPGEKPIAAVKGSA, encoded by the coding sequence ATGAGCAAAACGGCCAATTCGGAAGCCGCCGATATCCTCCACCAGGGGCGCAAAGCGTTTGCGACCGGCGTGGCCTATGCGGCCGCCCTGAGTGCCGTCATCAACGTGCTTCAGTTGATCGTCCCTCTCTTCATGCTGCAGGTACATGACCGTGTCGTGAACAGCCAGAGCACGGACACATTGATCATGCTGATCATCGTCTCCGCCATCGGCCTCGCGATCTATTGCATCCTCGACTATGTGCGCGCCCTCACCTATCAGGTGATGGCGAGCAAGCTGGTCAGGAAGCTGAACCTCCCGGTCCTGGAAGCCGCGATATCGGCCTCCGTGACGAAGGGCATCTCCAAGTCCGGCCAGGCGATCCGCGACCTCAACGACATCCGGACCTTCATCGTCGGCAACGCGATCAGCGTCCCGCTGGAAGCCTTCTGGGCTCCCATCTTTCTCGGCGTCCTGTTCGCCCTCCACTGGCTCTATGGCCTGGTGGCCCTGGTCTCGGCCACCATCATCATTTCCTTAAGCCTCCTGTCCGATTTCCTGACGCGCAGGGCCATGAAGCGCGCCAATGAATCGTCGTTGCAGAGCATCAGCGAGATCGGCGGCACCCTCCGTCACGCCGAGGCGATCGAGGCCATGGGCATGCTCCCGGCCCTCTCGGAGCGGTGGCGGCATTCCCAGCTGCACACGCAGGATCTCCTGGATGTGGTGACGCGCCGGAGCCGCGCCATGGCGTCGTTCACGCGAACCTGCCGGTATGCCATGCAGATCGCCGTTCTGTCGGTCGGAGCCATTCTGGTCATCAAGCAGGAAGTCAGCCCGGGTTCGATGGTGGCGTCGAGCATCATCATGGGACGCATGCTCCTGCCCTTCGACTCGATGGTCGACGGATGGCGGCAATGGGTGCTGGCCCTTTCGGCCTGGAAGAATGTGACCGATCTCATCGAGCACCAGGCCCCCAAGCGCGAGACCAAGCCGACGCCGCGCTCCCAGGGCGACCTCACGGTCGACCGGCTGGTCTATGCCCCGCCCGGAGCCGACGTGCCCGTGCTCAAGGGAATCTCGTTCACCCTGTCGCCGGGCGAAGTGCTCGGCATCGTCGGCCCCTCGGCGGCCGGCAAGTCCACCCTCGCCCGCGCGCTGATCGGCGTGACCAAGCCCACGTCCGGCGGCGTCTATCTCGACGGCAACAACGTCTATCTCTGGGAGCGCGGCTCGTTCGGCGACATGGTCGGCTACCTGCCGCAGAGCGTGTCGCTCCTCGACGGGACGATCCGCGACAATATCGCCCGGATGCGCGATAGCGATCCGCGCCTCGTCCTGGAGGCGGCCCGCCTCGCCGATGTCCATGACATGATCGGCCGCCTGCCGCTCGGATACGACACGCCCCTGGGCGACGGCGGCCTCGCCCTGTCCGGCGGCCAGCGCCAGCGGATCGGCTTGGCGCGGGCCATCTACGGCAGGCCGCGCCTCGTCGTGCTCGACGAGCCCAATTCCAACCTGGATACGGATGGCGAGCGCGCGCTCGTGCGCACCATCGAGGCCCTGCGCGCCGACGGCGCCATCATCATCCTGATCGCGCATCGCCCCTCCGTCATGCAGGCCGCCGACAAGCTCATGGTTCTCCAGGAGGGCAGGATCAGCCAGTTCGGCCCACGGACATCCGTCGTCAGCTCGATCACCCCCGGCGAGAAGCCGATTGCCGCCGTGAAAGGAAGCGCATGA
- a CDS encoding HlyD family type I secretion periplasmic adaptor subunit yields the protein MRKRSEIVERKPFVPATYATVHVEATRDRLPPRDLGEPSYRGPVIAGLATIFLGLGGLTTWAFSAHLDSAAIATATVVVDSKRKTISHLEGGILKTLLAHEGEVVKAGQPLLRLDDTRAKAELEQLRSRRLGLEARLVRLRAEQAGLDDLTFPDALLQAGGPTAEDILNAERKYFTARREMFNRRVDIQRKTIAQQVAELQAVQSQTEANTRQAELLDRELKAIAGLVEKGYAPRPRLTEMQTRESQLKGNAGELVSRKAKAEQAKAAAELEILSLGNDFQQQVASDIQTAQLELADTVGRIDAATDILRRVEIVSPERGIVTNIRSHTLGSVIGAGQPILDIVPENEPLIVEAKIGLRDVDAVRVGAPVQIRLTAYNSRSTPPLAGKLTYLSADQQMDDRNNYAYFVARAEIAPESLNANSKVALYPGMPAEVLIVNKPRRAIDYLLAPITESFDRAFREE from the coding sequence ATGAGAAAGCGTTCTGAGATCGTGGAACGGAAGCCGTTCGTGCCGGCGACCTACGCGACCGTTCATGTCGAAGCGACAAGAGACCGCCTCCCGCCGCGGGATCTGGGCGAGCCGTCCTATCGCGGGCCGGTGATCGCCGGTCTGGCGACGATCTTCCTCGGTCTCGGCGGCCTCACCACATGGGCCTTCTCGGCGCATCTCGACAGCGCCGCGATCGCGACGGCCACCGTCGTGGTCGATTCCAAACGCAAGACCATCAGCCATCTCGAAGGCGGCATCCTCAAGACCCTGCTCGCCCACGAGGGAGAGGTCGTGAAGGCCGGGCAGCCGCTGCTGCGCCTCGACGATACGCGGGCGAAGGCCGAACTCGAACAGCTGCGCTCCAGACGGCTCGGCCTCGAGGCGAGGCTCGTGCGCCTGCGCGCCGAACAGGCCGGGCTCGACGACCTCACCTTTCCCGACGCCCTGCTCCAGGCGGGCGGGCCGACGGCCGAGGATATCCTGAACGCCGAACGCAAGTACTTCACGGCGCGGCGCGAGATGTTCAACCGCCGCGTCGACATCCAGCGCAAGACTATCGCCCAGCAGGTGGCGGAACTCCAGGCCGTGCAGTCCCAGACCGAGGCGAATACCCGGCAGGCGGAACTGCTCGACCGGGAGCTCAAGGCCATCGCGGGCCTCGTGGAGAAAGGCTACGCGCCGCGTCCGCGCCTTACGGAAATGCAGACGCGCGAAAGCCAGCTTAAGGGCAATGCCGGCGAACTGGTGTCCCGCAAGGCCAAGGCCGAACAGGCGAAGGCGGCGGCGGAACTGGAGATCCTCTCCCTCGGAAACGATTTCCAGCAGCAGGTCGCATCGGACATCCAGACCGCGCAACTCGAGCTCGCCGATACGGTCGGGCGGATCGACGCGGCCACCGACATTCTCCGACGGGTCGAGATCGTCTCTCCGGAGAGGGGTATCGTGACCAATATCCGCTCCCATACCCTGGGCAGCGTTATCGGTGCCGGTCAGCCCATTCTCGACATCGTGCCAGAAAACGAACCGCTGATCGTCGAGGCCAAGATCGGCCTTCGCGACGTCGATGCCGTGCGCGTCGGCGCGCCGGTCCAGATCAGGCTCACCGCCTATAACAGCCGCAGCACCCCGCCCCTCGCGGGAAAGCTGACCTACCTTTCAGCCGACCAGCAGATGGACGACCGGAACAATTACGCCTACTTCGTCGCACGCGCCGAGATCGCGCCCGAAAGCCTGAATGCGAATTCCAAGGTCGCGCTCTATCCTGGAATGCCGGCAGAGGTCCTGATCGTCAACAAACCCCGGCGCGCCATCGACTACCTGCTCGCCCCGATCACCGAAAGCTTCGACCGCGCATTCCGGGAGGAATGA